The following nucleotide sequence is from Archocentrus centrarchus isolate MPI-CPG fArcCen1 chromosome 6, fArcCen1, whole genome shotgun sequence.
TGCTTGTCATCTTGTACAGTGTTGTCCTGTTGCATTATGTCTTCTACAGGTAAAACCATGAGTCCTCAGGTTATGTTTCATAATGCAGCCTCCAACATCATCTGCCAGGTTCTGTTTGCAAAACGCTATGAGTATAACGATGAGTTAATCAAACTATTTGTAGCAATCTTCACCGAGGTTTCAAAGATAACCAATGGACCTTGGGCTACGGTGAGCAAAATATGTCATGCAAGTACTAAAGTGACTTAGTGATGCCATCAAGGAAAAGCATTTACAGCCATGTTAACAGGTCTATGAGCAGGCCTGGAGCATGCCGGCATGGTCACAATCTTAAGCGTTTCAGTTGAAGGTGTTCAAGTCTTCTTGGATTAGAAGCGAAATGTCTTCAGGTTCCCAAAAAGAGGTCCATTTGTATGCAGTTGAAAGGTTTTGAAAGTTTCCTACAAATTAAAGCTGTGGCCTGAAGGTTGCATGAATGAAATCTCTGGCATCACTAAAATCTGTGAGAAATTTAATGACAATGAAATCCATAAGTTGTTGAGACATTTCAGATGGACCAAAATGGTAGATTGATGGACCAAAAGATAAAATGTGTCAAAATCTATTATGAAGTTACTGTTATGTTGTTATTTTTAGTTAGAAGTCTGGTTATGTTCAGCAGTACTTTCTGTGCCTTCTTCCCATTTTAAaacttgttttgatttttctacAGCTCTATGACTCTTTTCCTATAATTCGAAACCTGCCACTGCCCTTCCAAAAGGCCTTTAAGAAAGTTGAGGTAATGCTAAAAATCATTCTCACCACACATGTAccataaacacaaatacatcCACATGTAACCGgtcagtgaaaagaaaaaacaaaaaactaattaTGAATGATGAATTGCATCTTTCAGATTTATAAGATGCATTCACTTCGTTTGGTGAGTGAGCATAAAAAGACCAGAGTCCCAGGAGAGCCACGAGACTTTATTGACTGCTATCTGGATGAAGTGGAGAAGGTGGGAGTGTGAAAAATCAACTTAGCATTATGTTATATAAGTATGGCTAATACTAAATTCATCATCTGAATTATCACCTCCCGTGGTCTGTATTGGTACAGTatgttattgcatttttttttcttgcttgctTGCTTGTCTTACAATCATCACTCTCCACATTTTTTCAGAGAGCTGATGAAGGCTCTTCATTTTCAGAAGAAGAACTCATTATGTACGCTCTGAATCTTCACTTTGCTGGGACTGACACTACCTCCAACACCCTCCTTACTGGTTTTCTTTACCTTATGAACTATCCACATATACAAGGTAAACCTGCAGAAGTAAATACAGCATGACTTATTTTCCTTGTGCTTATTTGTAATTTGATCATGAAAAAAGTCAATTGTTGGCATATTTAGAGAAAAATAGACTGCTTACAAATTTTTAGAAATAATTAGAACTTAAACTATTTATCTGTATCTTTACTGGTGATTGTCCAACTATTTACATTATCTGATGAAATAGCTGGAAATTATTGCCTTTTTAATCTATGAAATCAAAAGTGGCTAAAAATTGGAagcatgcatttgtgtgttcgTATCAATATAGTGGGACTAATTATTTAGTCCATGGACAAGTTCAGGAACAAATTTTGCCAGTTGTGATAATTTAGATCTCACAAAGTAGAGACAATGTAGTAAGTGTATGTGAGTGATAAATTTGAGTTTGTCCACTCCGTTTTAGTgcatccaaaaataaaaacaatgagccTGAATGGAAAGGTTCCAGTATTACTGACTTGTTTTATCTACCAGTGAATGTATTGTTCACTTCTGACTGACATCTACCACATtgctatttttcattttctctatAAATAGGATTCACTTGTGTTTGTTATATAAcatttgttattttcttttctttacatcACAGTGTATGTTACTTGTTCTTACAGAACGATGTCAGCAGGAGATAGACCAAGTGTTGGAAGGGAAGGATCGTGTCAGTTTTGAGGACAGACACAATATGCCCTATGTGCAGGTACCATTCATCAAACACAACAAACTTTCAACAAAGACGAGCCTTTCATTTAGGCATTAAATGAGATCAAAACACaatccaaaacagaacaaaaatccAAAATCCAAAAAGCTGAACACAATTAACACAGTCGGGTAaagacaagggaagtaaaaTTACCACAAGAAACATGGTAAACatgccttcctttttttttttttttttaaatatattttggtcTTCATATGGCCATCCACACGTAAACAAGCCTTTATGTTACTGAAAACAGAGCTTTCAAAAACACCTTCCAGGGTGAAGGCTTTCAGAAACCCAATTTCTGTGTTTATAGATGTACAAGGAAAACAAAGGTGTAGTCTTGAAACTTCAGTGGTCTAcatctttatttacttttttgacatcCCATTGTATGCTTCTGATTGGGCAGCATTTCTATCGGTATGTGTAATATTGCCACCTGTTGCTTTGGAACATTCTTCacgtgttttttgttttttttgtgtggatgGACATAACTTTCAAAACGAAAATGAAAATtcccagcttaaaaaaaaacaaaaaacctattAACATGTGGATGGATACAGAAATAAGAAGACTCACATATGAAGACAGAAATAAGGCCTTTTGATAGACCTTTAGCTTGTCCCCCTATGACATCTGAAATATCATCCAAGGGAGGTTGAGAACACTGAGTCCAAAtagaccatgttccacacctccattatTGAGACTGCTGCATGGAGCTGCAGTTGCTAgatggttggtgcctgttgtagTAGTAATCCCTGAACTACATGGTGGACAGCGAAGGTGAAGGAAGCTATCAAGCTGAAGAAGTCCTATTGGGTTTGGGAAGCCCGTGGGACTTCAGAGGCAGCTGATAAGCACTGAAGGCCAAGCAGAATCTGGCTCAGACGATGGCCGAAGCAGAAGCTAGGGTGTGGGGACATTTCGGTGAGGCCACAGAGTGGCTACAAAGTGATTCTGGTAAACCATCAGGTGACTTaggagaggaaagcagtgcTGTACACACACCATGTATAGCacaggtggggtgctgctgacttcaactgaggatatagtcagTTGGTGGAAGGAAAACTTTGAGTACCtctttaatcccactgacacaccctCTGTagagcagagtctggggacaagggggaCAACTAGCCCATCACTTTGGGCAAGGTCACTGTGGTGACCTTGCCCACTGTGGGGTGGATGaaatttgccctgagttcctaaAGGCTTTGAATGTTGTCAGGCTGTTTttgttgacacacctctgcaacattgtgtGGCCATCAGTTTTTGGAATACTGGATGCTGCATTAGCCGGAAGAggatggagtgcccactccaggtcgGGGATGAGTTGCACCttctgggtgaggtgttccaggcatgtcctactgggagaaggTCCCAGGGTagagacccaggacacactggagagattatacagTTACTCTTggttggcctgggaacaccttgctgttcccctggataagctgggagagggaggtctgggtttctctgcttaggctgctgcctccgTGACCTGCCCCCAGATAAGtcgaagaaaatggatggatggaaaacagaGCTTTTGAAAAACACCTTCCAGGGTGAAGGTTTTCAGAAACTAACCTTCAAGGTTAGAAGGCACATAGTACACATGTAGACAGGAAGACTTacattaaacatgaaaacagagaCAGGGGCTTTGTGATAGACCTTATGCTTATGACATCTGAGAAAGGCTCCAGACAAAGCTGGCTGATCAGTATAAAGTAAAGCAGTTGATATCAATATGTGTTGTTCTCATCTTTCTTCCAGTCTTTTTTCCTGGGGGTCAACAAAGTGCTAGCAGTTAACCACAGTaaaatggttttttttgtggctgAGATGCTGTGAGCATCTAACCCTATATTGTTTCCCATTGACTCAATATTAGATAAAGCATGCAAAATCTCTTTTGATTCAGGCTGTGATTCATGAAGTACAGAGGATTGCCAACACTGTTCCTCTCAGTGTCTTCCACTGCACAACTAGAGACACAGAGCTCATGGGATATTCCATTCCCAAGGTAAGGGGCAACTGCTTAAATAGAGGCAATAAATTGAAGTGTTTTCTTAgtgctcttttttcttttggtttctttttagGGTACAATAATTATCCAGAATCTGATATCAGTACTCAGTGAGGAGGGACAGTGGAAATCCTCTCATAAATTCAACCCTGAAAACTTCCTTAATGACCAAGGAGAGTTTGTTAAACCAGAGGCTTTCATGCCCTTCTCTGCAGGTACACGAGCATAGAAAAAATGATCACACTTGGACAACTCAGCACAGACAGGGTTGATCAAATCAGTCTGTTTTAGGCGACAATGAAATCTTTTTGAATGTTGCAGGTCCTCGAATGTGTCTTGGAGAGGGTCTGGCTCGTATGGAGCTTTTCCTCATCATGGTGACTCTGCTGAGGAGGTTTAAGTTCATCTGGCCTGAGGATGCAGGAGAGCCAGACTTCACTCCAGTCTATGGGGTCACTCTGACTCCCAAACCTTATCAAATGAAGATCCAACTCAGGACATCAGAGTGAGGTGGTGTATAGATGCAGACTGAGATAAATACAGGCTGCCACTTAGGCCtgaagataataattaattttattaaaacaaaatggtGCTACTTTCAAGAGAAGTCATTAATAGAAACagtaaaacattatttaaattaGGTAGATGACAGATTGTTACCCCTCACTGAGcttggttctgttggaggtttcttcctgttaaaagcaaGCAAAGTTCTTGCACATTGGGGAaagtttgattgttggggtttgttGGGGTCTTTACCATATAAAGTTCTTTGAGgtgattgttgttgtgatttggagctatagaaataaacctaaactgaatttaattaatATAAATCAACACTTTTAtcatcttattttgaaaaaagagACTTCATGATGATGTGAAACACACCGACCCCACCCAGTTTATATGTGATACCATTAATAAAGAGAGTCCTCCTCTTTGAAGCCTGTTTTACTCAAAGAAGTGAAACAATAAATATATTACAGTCCTAAATTTGAGTATGTTGTCTTTTAGTGTCACACTCGCTGTTACTCCTGTCAAAATCTGCCAGACTACattttttgtggttttcattTGTCACAAACATAATTCTTGATTGTTTTGCAGATTTCTCCCTGGTTTTCAGACATTAGTAGACActagtttggacacatttataACCCTCCTGACTTCATTCCAAAACCATAAGTATTTGAATAGTCAGTATCATCTGAATATCTAAATGCAAACATCTCTGATGAAGCACATCAAGTTTCCACTACACTCAGTTATATTTCTCCAGATATACACTGCTTTGTACATACACTGTCTTCTCTGTCCCTCTAacgcaggggtgtcaaacaaaTGGGCCACACAGATGTCTACAAAAATGTCTACACGTACAGTATTTTGGAAATtaacaattattttttatttatggattGAATAACTTGAAACAAAATATATGCATTTTAACTCCTGTACAAAATATCCTCCTATACATAGTAATGTACTCCTGTCATCATCACACCATAACAGCTGAAGTGAAATTTAAGAAAACTTTCAGTTACTTTTTTCAGTGAAGTTTTTGGCTTTGAACCCGATGCTTTTTCACTGGGAATGAGACAGCTAGTTTTCACAGCTGCATTGCTGATCTCTCGGCTATAAGTAAGGAGAGACTGTTTCCGCAAACCTATCAACAACTCATTTATCTTTTCTGTCCTCAGTTGTCTTTTCAAGTTCTTGTATTTTATTGCAATGATTTGTCTCATAGCGTTGTTTAATATTATATTCCTTGAGCACCGAAATCCTCTGTGAACACACGAAACACTCAGGTTTCCCATTTTACCGCTAAATAGGAACTTGTTCATTTTCCTTGAAAAAATCGACAGtcaacttttcttcttttcaataCACTTTCAAAAGGTCTCCATGAACTGTAGCAACACACTTGACTTTCTAGCTTGCATGAGTTTCTGCAACATCAATTGGTTTGTTGCTCTAATTAAGAGAGTGACTCCCAGTGGACGAATCTAGAATAACAttgcatttggaaaaaaaaaaaaaatctgtaattttCGCACAGATTGGATCATTCAGCAGGGCCGACTCCGGTAAGATGGACATCCCTTCTCTTATGGCATGCCATGCTCAGATGTCTGACTGTACCTAAATCACTGTTTTCTATTAACTGAACCAGagcagaatttttttattttcagttttagaaaaaaatctattttaagccaaatgaaaaacataaaaaaactaaCAACATATAGATAGaagctagatagatagatagataatagatagatagatagatagatagatagatagatagatagatagatagatagatagatagatagatagatagatagatagatagatagatagatatatagatagatagaataaTATGATAAACAATAAGTTATTGTTAACAATAAGTctttttgttaaacaaaaaGACTTAacaattttacttttacttacttttacttAACTTACTTAACTTAAGACTtaacaattttcattgttatgcagatgatactcagctttacctatcatgaagccagatgacacacatcaattagttaactgcaggaatgtcttaaagatatt
It contains:
- the LOC115782040 gene encoding cytochrome P450 2J6-like, whose translation is MFVLIALLWLCIFITILQLKSQRPKNFPPGPLNVPLLGSIFHLSLENPLKDFEKLRKSYGDVYSIFIGNKPTVVINGVKAMKEAMVTKAIDFAGRPQGLFVNDITDGKGVIMADYGSKWKEHRRFALMTLRNFGLGKNSMENRIHDEIKHIISTLETSIGKTMSPQVMFHNAASNIICQVLFAKRYEYNDELIKLFVAIFTEVSKITNGPWATLYDSFPIIRNLPLPFQKAFKKVEIYKMHSLRLVSEHKKTRVPGEPRDFIDCYLDEVEKRADEGSSFSEEELIMYALNLHFAGTDTTSNTLLTGFLYLMNYPHIQERCQQEIDQVLEGKDRVSFEDRHNMPYVQAVIHEVQRIANTVPLSVFHCTTRDTELMGYSIPKGTIIIQNLISVLSEEGQWKSSHKFNPENFLNDQGEFVKPEAFMPFSAGPRMCLGEGLARMELFLIMVTLLRRFKFIWPEDAGEPDFTPVYGVTLTPKPYQMKIQLRTSE